One window of the Chryseobacterium camelliae genome contains the following:
- a CDS encoding sugar phosphate isomerase/epimerase family protein, whose protein sequence is MTHKKNHHQNRTLGIQLYTVREALSADPEKALEKLAEMGFTDLEIYGYNGTFFGRTANEFRSILKNTGQRVVSSHHTTGIAHPDPGTLLHGWEKTVEDMQNMGAEYMVCSYIFPEERTPENYRKLPDLLNTAGTTVRKAGMQMAYHNHDFEFEKLDESGTVYDFILNCSSSELVKMELDLYWMAKAGIDPLSYFEKYPKRFPLWHVKDMKAGSKDFAEIGNGTIDFERIFKAREKAGLQYWFLEQDSSDKDMFDSIKISKKYISEHPYFK, encoded by the coding sequence ATGACACATAAAAAGAACCACCACCAGAACAGAACATTGGGCATCCAGTTGTATACGGTACGAGAAGCACTTTCTGCCGACCCGGAAAAAGCTTTGGAAAAACTCGCTGAAATGGGTTTTACAGACCTGGAAATCTATGGTTATAACGGGACATTTTTCGGCCGGACCGCGAATGAGTTCAGATCCATCCTGAAGAATACCGGCCAGCGCGTAGTCAGTTCGCACCACACCACAGGAATCGCGCATCCTGATCCTGGGACATTGCTCCACGGCTGGGAAAAAACAGTGGAAGATATGCAGAATATGGGTGCAGAATATATGGTCTGCTCGTATATTTTCCCGGAAGAAAGGACACCTGAGAATTACCGTAAATTGCCCGACCTTCTCAATACTGCAGGAACTACTGTCCGGAAAGCCGGAATGCAGATGGCGTATCACAACCATGATTTTGAATTTGAAAAGCTTGATGAATCGGGCACTGTATATGATTTTATCTTAAATTGCTCTTCCTCGGAACTGGTAAAAATGGAGCTTGACCTGTACTGGATGGCAAAAGCAGGAATTGACCCGTTGTCTTATTTCGAAAAATATCCGAAAAGATTTCCGCTGTGGCATGTAAAAGACATGAAAGCCGGCTCAAAAGATTTTGCAGAAATCGGAAACGGAACCATCGATTTTGAGAGAATTTTTAAAGCCCGGGAAAAAGCAGGTCTTCAGTATTGGTTTTTGGAGCAGGATTCGAGTGATAAGGACATGTTTGACAGCATTAAAATAAGTAAAAAATATATTTCTGAACATCCTTATTTTAAATAA
- a CDS encoding acyl-CoA thioesterase, with protein sequence MQNKPITFQFISEPSDVNYGGNVHGGSVMKWIDQAGYACATTWSGNYSVTVYVGGIRFYDPIKIGEVVKVDAQVIYTGTSSMHIAINVYSRNLKQPDFEKKTHCIIVFVAVDENGKKLPVPKWTPETDEEKQLEQYAKRLMELRSQIENEMKPFL encoded by the coding sequence ATGCAGAATAAACCTATCACCTTTCAGTTTATTTCCGAGCCTTCGGATGTCAACTACGGAGGCAATGTACACGGCGGAAGCGTCATGAAATGGATCGACCAAGCCGGCTATGCCTGTGCCACGACCTGGAGCGGGAATTATTCCGTTACAGTCTATGTGGGAGGAATCCGTTTTTATGATCCCATCAAGATCGGTGAAGTGGTCAAAGTAGATGCCCAGGTCATTTACACCGGGACGTCGAGCATGCATATTGCCATCAACGTCTATTCCAGAAACCTGAAGCAGCCGGATTTCGAAAAGAAAACCCACTGCATTATTGTGTTTGTTGCCGTAGACGAGAATGGTAAAAAGCTTCCGGTTCCCAAATGGACACCCGAAACCGATGAGGAAAAGCAGCTTGAACAGTATGCCAAACGCCTGATGGAACTGAGGAGCCAGATCGAAAATGAAATGAAACCGTTCCTGTAA
- a CDS encoding arsenate reductase family protein produces the protein MKKVFYLKTCDTCRKIMAQFDLTDWELREIKKDPVKETELEEMHQKSGSYEALFSKKSTQIKLRGLDLKTLGEKDFKSLLLDHYTFLKRPIFITDEKIFIGNDQKTVADLRTFFGVE, from the coding sequence ATGAAGAAAGTATTTTACCTCAAAACATGTGATACCTGCCGGAAAATCATGGCTCAGTTTGACCTTACCGACTGGGAGCTGCGGGAAATTAAAAAGGATCCGGTAAAGGAAACCGAACTGGAAGAGATGCATCAAAAAAGCGGATCATACGAAGCACTGTTCAGCAAGAAATCTACCCAGATCAAATTGAGGGGGCTGGATTTAAAAACGCTTGGTGAAAAGGACTTCAAATCGCTGCTACTTGATCATTACACTTTTCTCAAACGACCGATTTTTATCACTGATGAAAAGATTTTCATTGGTAATGACCAGAAAACCGTTGCAGATCTCAGGACATTTTTCGGGGTTGAATAA